A window of Exiguobacterium sp. Helios genomic DNA:
ACGGAATAGAGTGTCCGGTTTTTAAACAACAATTCTTCGTTCGTCGCATATAACAACAGACCGATCGCCAGTCCGAGGACGAACGTCGCGAGTCCTGCAACAGCCGTCATATAGACGGTACTGCGGGTTGCTTCCCAAACCATATCCCAATCCACATCTGTAAAAAATGTACTCATCGGTGATCCACCTCCACTTCAACGTCACTCGCTTGAAGTTTGGCGATGACCGCTTGTGCTTCCTGTTCCGACCCGAGCAGCTGAATGAACAGCGTTCCAAGTGCCCCGTCCTGCGTCTGTCCGACGTTTCCGCCGATGATATTGAATAATAAGTTCGAGTCTTTCATGACTTCGGCCAGGATCGGACTTTCCGCCGTCGAACCGACGAACGTCAGCTGGACGATTTTTCCGGTCGGGTAGCGTTCGCGTAATTTCGCAAACGTCAATTCGTTTTCAGATGGTGACGTCAACTGTTTGACGAACTCTTTTGTCATCGCCTGTTTCGGGTGACGGAACACTTCTGCGACCGGTCCCTGTTCGACGATTTTCCCGGCTTCCATGACGGCAACCCGGTGACAGATTTTCTGAATGACGTGCATCTCATGTGTAATCAAGACGATTGTCAGTTTTAATTTTTTGTTGATGTCGACAAGCAACTCGAGGATCGAGTCCGTCGTTTTCGGATCCAGCGCACTGGTCGCTTCGTCACAGAGTAAGACATCTGGGTTGGATGCCAGTGCCCGGGCAATCCCGACCCGTTGTTTTTGTCCACCTGACAGTTGCGACGGGTAAGCACCTTCGCGTCCGTCGAGTCCGACGAGTTGAATCAGTTCAGCAACTCGTTCTTTGCGACGGGCTTTCGGATAACCGCCGAGTTCGAGCGGGAACATGATGTTTTCTTCAACGGTCCGTGACCACAGCAGATTAAAGTGCTGGAATACCATTGAGACATTTTTGCGGACGCCGCGTAATTCTTTCGGTTTGAGCGTCGTCATTTCGACACCGTCGATTTGAATCGATCCGCTCGTCGGTGCCTCCAGCATGTTCAGCAAACGAATCAGTGTTGATTTCCCTGCCCCTGAATAACCGATTATTCCAAAAATTTCACCGCGCTCGATTGACAAGTCGACATTGACGACGGCTTCAACCGATCCGCGCTTCGAGCGATAAATCTTTCCTACATCCTGTAAGCGAATCAATACGGTCCCTCCTAAACATAAAAAAAGTGCGCACGTTTTAGAGCAAACGCGCGCACTTTTTCAGTACACAAAACCATTTGCTCTCATCTTGCAGACAATCGTCTGCTGGAATTAGCACCACTTCGGAATAAATTCCGCGGTTGCCGGGTTTCATCGGGCCAGTCCCTCCACCACTCTCGATAAGAGTTATCGGTATTTAGTTATTTTTAATATAATCTGAATATTAGCAGGGGTTATTTTGCTTGTCAAACAGTTTTTTCTGAAACCGGCTGAAGCAGACTGAAAGCACGTGCCAAATCTTCTTTCAAGTCTTCCGCGTCCTCAAGACCGACCGAGATCCGAACGAGACCATCTGTAATTCCGAGTTCTGCGCGACGCTCTGCCGGAATCGACGCATGCGTCATCCGTGCCGGAACGGAAATCAAACTCTCGACCGCTCCAAGACTTTCAGCCAATGTGAAGAAATGTGTCGCTTCGACGAGTTTCTCCGCATTTTCTGCTGAACCGACATCAAAACTGATCATTCCGCCGAAACCGGTCGCCTGTTTCTGTTGTGTCGCGTGACCCGGATGTGATGCCAGTCCCGGATAGAAGATGTTTGAAACGACGTCCTGTTCCTTTAAGAACTGAACAAGATCGTGTGATGTTTCTTCGATTGCATCCATCCGGATACCAAGCGTCCGTAATCCACGGACGAGCAGGAAGCTGTCCTGCGGTCCAAGAATACCGCCGGTCGAGTTCTGGATGAAGTGAAGATCTTCTCCGAGCTCGTCGCTGTTGACAACGACAAGTCCGGCGACGACGTCCGAGTGACCGCCGATGTATTTTGTCGCGCTGTGAAGAACGATATCTGCACCGAGTGCGAGTGGTTGCTGCAGGTATGGTGTCGCAAACGTGTTGTCGACGACAAGTTTCAAGTTGTTGCGTTTCGCGATCTCAGCAACTGCTGCGATATCTGTAACTTTCAACAACGGGTTCGTCGGTGTTTCGACATACAGCATCTTCGTGTTGTCTTGCACCGCAGCTTCTGTCGCCGCGAGATCCGTCGTATCGACGAATGTCACTTGGATGTTGAACTTCGGTAAGACACGCTGCATCAAACGGAATGTCCCGCCGTAGACGTCATCGGTCATGACGATGTGGTCACCTGATTCGAGCAGGTTAAAGACAGCGTGAATCGCTGCCATCCCTGATCCGAAGGCAAAACCGCGTGCACCGCCTTCAAGATCGGCAATCAGACGTTCGATGCTCGTCCGTGTCGGGTTCGCTGTCCGGGAATACTCATATCCTTCTTTTAACTGACCGATTTTTTCCTGTTTGTATGTGCTTGTTTGATAAATCGGGGGTGTAACGGCACCTGTTGCTCGATCGACGCCTGTTCCTCCATGAATCAATGCTGTCTTTTTACGCATGTGTCTCGTCCACCTTTTCAAAGATTTGTTGGCTTAAATACCGTTCGGCACTGTCCGCGAAGACGGTGACGATGGTACTGCCTGGAAAACGATGTGCCAGATCAAGTGCTGCCACGAGTGCCGCGCCGGCCGAACTGCCGACGAGCAATCCTTCACGAGCCGCCAATTCATGGACTTTCGTGAAGGCATCATGATCTGAAATCGTATGAATTTCATCTACTAAGTCACGCGAGACGAGGCTTGGCCATTTGGCCGTCCCGATACCTTCCGTCTTATGCGGTCCGGCTGGTCCCCCGTTGAGGACCGAGCCTTCCGGTTCGACGATTGCACCTTTCGTCCCGAGACGTTCTTTTAAATAGGCCGCTGTTCCGGCAAACGTTCCGCCTGACCCGCATCCGGCAACGAACCAATCAATCTGATCCAGTTCCGCCATCAGCTCAGGACCAAGTGTCCGCTGATACGTGACCGGATTTTCTTCGTTTTCGAATTGAAGCGGAACATAACTGTTCGGAATCGTTTGTCCGAGTTCTTTTGCTTTATCAATCGCGCCCTGCATATCGAGCTCAGTCGGTGTGTTGACGACAGTCGCGCCGAGTGCCCGCATCAACGTCTGTTTCTCCTGGCTGAACTTTTCCGGAACGACACAGATGACATGTAAATCATACTTTTTGGCGGCGAGCGCCAAACCGATGCCGGTGTTGCCGGCAGTCGGTTCGATAATCGTTCCACCTGGTGTCACATATCCCTGTTCGATCGCGGCATCAACGAGTTGAATGCCAAGGCGGTCTTTGACGCTGCCCCCAGGGTTCATCCATTCGAGCTTCGCCAAAATCCGCGTACCAGCAGGCAAATCGAATGAAGTAATCTCGTAGAGCGGCGTATTTCCGACGAGGTCGCGAACTGATTTCGCGATCATCCGAAGACGATGTCCCATTCATCACGACCGGCAAGCATTTTCTCGGCATAGTGCTTCGCTCCTTTAAGGTCGTGGGCGCTTGCGAATCCGCATTGGACTTCATTTTGCGCTGGAATTTCTTCTGCTGCTAAGACGTCTTTTAATGTTTTCTCAACAAGCTCGCTCATTTTTTCGACCGAATCGAAGTTCATCATCGCCATGTAGAAACCAGTCTGGCAACCCATTGGCGAGACATCGATGACATCATCCGAATAGTTACGGATGTTTTCTGCCAGTAAATGTTCCAGTGTGTGCATTGCACGCATCGGCATTTGCTCAACGTTTGGTTGCGTGAAGCGGATGTCGTATTTAACGACTTGATCGACTTTACCGTCTTTGTATCCGGCAACGCGAATATATGGTGCTTTGACTTTCGTATGATCCAGGTTAAAGCTTTCTACGTTCATTTTTTTAAGTGTCATGATTTATTCCCCCATTTTCTCGGCTTCTACGAGCCAGACGAAGTGATTGTATTGTGTAAATGAAACATCAAACCCGCGTGACGCAAAAATCTGTTCCATCACCGGAATCAGTGGATAAAACTCACGTTCCAAATCTTCCGCCAGTCCGTTAAATCCCTGTGCTTTCGCTTCAGCAATCGTTTGTAAGCGGGCTTCTTCTGAAACAAACATCGTATCGGCATAAACGATTTTTCCGTCGTGCGGCAAAATCTTCGCCATCAAATCAACAGCTTCTCCCTTTTCCTCATCCGTCAGATGATGAAACGCATACGTCGAAACAAAGCTTTTCGCATCATCTGCCGTAAACGACAGGAAATGTCCGTCCTGCACCGGAAGTTCCGGAATCTTGTTGATGAGAATATCCCGCATCTCCGGACTCGGTTCGACGGCGAGGACATGATCATGTCGCTCCAGCAACCGTTGCGTCAGGTTACCGGTTCCTGCACCAAACTCAACAACCGGTGAGAGAGCTTTCGTTGCGACCGTATCTAATATTTCTTCATAACGACGAAAGACTTCTTTGTACTCCGGATCATGCCCCGTTACCGTGTCGTCGTATGTTGACGCCCACTCTGTAAAAACATCCATAAAACGTACTGTCATGCCTGTTCGTCCTCCGTATCTCTCTTTTAATTCCGACTAATCGGATATGAATTAAAGTAATTTACCTTAATCGCATTGTAGCAGGGACATTTACGAATGGCAAGACGACTGCTTTAAATTCTTTTGAAAACAAAAAAAAGGCGCTGCCGGAGAACCGGCAACACGAATAATGTGGTTAGAAATGCCACGAAGGAAAACCCAGCTCTGACACGAACT
This region includes:
- a CDS encoding methionine ABC transporter ATP-binding protein, translating into MIRLQDVGKIYRSKRGSVEAVVNVDLSIERGEIFGIIGYSGAGKSTLIRLLNMLEAPTSGSIQIDGVEMTTLKPKELRGVRKNVSMVFQHFNLLWSRTVEENIMFPLELGGYPKARRKERVAELIQLVGLDGREGAYPSQLSGGQKQRVGIARALASNPDVLLCDEATSALDPKTTDSILELLVDINKKLKLTIVLITHEMHVIQKICHRVAVMEAGKIVEQGPVAEVFRHPKQAMTKEFVKQLTSPSENELTFAKLRERYPTGKIVQLTFVGSTAESPILAEVMKDSNLLFNIIGGNVGQTQDGALGTLFIQLLGSEQEAQAVIAKLQASDVEVEVDHR
- a CDS encoding PLP-dependent cysteine synthase family protein, yielding MIAKSVRDLVGNTPLYEITSFDLPAGTRILAKLEWMNPGGSVKDRLGIQLVDAAIEQGYVTPGGTIIEPTAGNTGIGLALAAKKYDLHVICVVPEKFSQEKQTLMRALGATVVNTPTELDMQGAIDKAKELGQTIPNSYVPLQFENEENPVTYQRTLGPELMAELDQIDWFVAGCGSGGTFAGTAAYLKERLGTKGAIVEPEGSVLNGGPAGPHKTEGIGTAKWPSLVSRDLVDEIHTISDHDAFTKVHELAAREGLLVGSSAGAALVAALDLAHRFPGSTIVTVFADSAERYLSQQIFEKVDETHA
- a CDS encoding bifunctional cystathionine gamma-lyase/homocysteine desulfhydrase; the protein is MRKKTALIHGGTGVDRATGAVTPPIYQTSTYKQEKIGQLKEGYEYSRTANPTRTSIERLIADLEGGARGFAFGSGMAAIHAVFNLLESGDHIVMTDDVYGGTFRLMQRVLPKFNIQVTFVDTTDLAATEAAVQDNTKMLYVETPTNPLLKVTDIAAVAEIAKRNNLKLVVDNTFATPYLQQPLALGADIVLHSATKYIGGHSDVVAGLVVVNSDELGEDLHFIQNSTGGILGPQDSFLLVRGLRTLGIRMDAIEETSHDLVQFLKEQDVVSNIFYPGLASHPGHATQQKQATGFGGMISFDVGSAENAEKLVEATHFFTLAESLGAVESLISVPARMTHASIPAERRAELGITDGLVRISVGLEDAEDLKEDLARAFSLLQPVSEKTV
- a CDS encoding class I SAM-dependent methyltransferase gives rise to the protein MTVRFMDVFTEWASTYDDTVTGHDPEYKEVFRRYEEILDTVATKALSPVVEFGAGTGNLTQRLLERHDHVLAVEPSPEMRDILINKIPELPVQDGHFLSFTADDAKSFVSTYAFHHLTDEEKGEAVDLMAKILPHDGKIVYADTMFVSEEARLQTIAEAKAQGFNGLAEDLEREFYPLIPVMEQIFASRGFDVSFTQYNHFVWLVEAEKMGE
- a CDS encoding S-ribosylhomocysteine lyase, giving the protein MTLKKMNVESFNLDHTKVKAPYIRVAGYKDGKVDQVVKYDIRFTQPNVEQMPMRAMHTLEHLLAENIRNYSDDVIDVSPMGCQTGFYMAMMNFDSVEKMSELVEKTLKDVLAAEEIPAQNEVQCGFASAHDLKGAKHYAEKMLAGRDEWDIVFG